The following coding sequences are from one Lolium rigidum isolate FL_2022 chromosome 6, APGP_CSIRO_Lrig_0.1, whole genome shotgun sequence window:
- the LOC124666064 gene encoding uncharacterized protein LOC124666064 yields MCGDRLTPAAASVAAVLRDDDLLREIFLRLGFPNYLVRSALVSKRWLFQISDPAFLSRFRDRHPPRLLGICVGYPSLYQFVPLPQPPELTAVSRRAAASCNDAFAAVRGQCIKHCRNGRLITGFFHDARFRYSLLSPLLAEQLVTVLPPTPVSRRDWKVRPQKAFTEIFLPEDGGSDGITLVNLWSVGGNVSAELYVLRSGGWGVPATAATELELPDEQHGATFLKAMLPPVHAKVFLVTTFGYTLVLDLATASFFTLELPVGVGHNYNISCADGSGLYLVNVDGFELSVWLYQMTGGDNHAGGWLLVDTFCILDACRRVAADSWVPKNGDFFGVLAVGENAEFVFLDHVASGVLFYIHLRSRLAEKVYQRRASGAGLAYSVLRHIRCSPFMMSWPPIFPALSGGPDQQE; encoded by the coding sequence ATGTGCGGCGATAGACTGACGCCGGCGGCCGCATCGGTGGCGGCGGTGCTCCGCGACGACGACCTCCTCCGCGAGATCTTCCTCCGCCTCGGCTTCCCCAACTACCTCGTCCGCTCCGCCCTCGTCTCCAAGCGGTGGCTCTTCCAAATCTCCGACCCGGCCTTCCTCAGCCGCTTTCGCGACCGCCACCCACCCCGCCTCCTCGGCATCTGCGTCGGTTATCCAAGCCTGTATCAGTTCGTGCCTCTCCCTCAGCCCCCGGAGCTCACCGCCGTCTCACGACGCGCGGCCGCCTCCTGCAACGACGCCTTTGCCGCCGTGAGAGGTCAGTGTATCAAGCACTGCCGGAACGGCCGCCTCATCACCGGGTTCTTCCATGACGCCAGATTCAGGTACTCTCTCCTGTCGCCGCTGCTCGCGGAGCAGCTTGTAACCGTCCTCCCGCCGACCCCAGTGTCCCGCCGTGACTGGAAGGTTCGCCCTCAGAAAGCATTCACTGAGATTTTCCTACCCGAGGATGGGGGCAGCGATGGCATCACCTTGGTGAATCTCTGGAGTGTTGGGGGAAATGTCTCTGCGGAATTGTACGTCCTGCGATCCGGCGGATGGGGTGTCCCTGCCACCGCGGCGACAGAGCTAGAGCTCCCGGACGAGCAGCACGGTGCAACCTTCCTCAAAGCAATGCTGCCACCAGTCCACGCCAAGGTCTTCTTGGTGACCACTTTTGGGTATACACTGGTTCTTGATTTGGCCACTGCAAGCTTCTTCACCCTTGAGCTCCCTGTTGGAGTGGGGCACAATTACAATATCTCATGTGCAGATGGTTCCGGGCTCTATCTTGTCAATGTGGATGGGTTTGAGCTCAGTGTGTGGCTCTATCAGATGACAGGCGGCGACAATCATGCAGGCGGCTGGCTGCTGGTGGACACATTTTGCATCCTGGATGCATGCAGACGTGTTGCGGCTGACAGTTGGGTGCCAAAAAATGGCGATTTCTTTGGTGTTCTTGCAGTCGGGGAGAACGCTGAGTTTGTATTCTTGGATCATGTGGCAAGTGGTGTTCTCTTTTATATTCATCTGAGGAGCAGGCTGGCTGAGAAGGTCTATCAGAGGAGGGCAAGTGGAGCAGGTCTTGCTTATTCGGTGCTTCGCCACATACGTTGCTCTCCCTTTATGATGAGCTGGCCGCCTATCTTCCCGGCTCTGAGCGGAGGACCTGATCAACAGGAATGA